The Aspergillus nidulans FGSC A4 chromosome VII nucleotide sequence TAGAAACCCTGTCCCAAGCCCCGTGATAACAATTCGAGAGCCTTCACCCCCGCCATCGGAGTCGCGATCTGCAGTCCAGACCCAAACACAAAGTCGAAAGAACAGCACTGATCTTGGTGAAACGGCGACGGCCCGACTCGAACAGGTACCAGGAGGCGCAGCGGCGTTCAGTGGACGCGTGGAGAAGAGTGTTTCTGCGCCTGACGCTTTAGCCAGCGGAGATCCCTTGCTACGACAGTCAGGCTCGCGGCCTTCTTTGGAGGATAATACCTACAGTCACGATCATACTCCTGACATCGCAGGACGGCGCGAGGTTCGGCAAAGAGAGACAAACGCACCGAACCCATGCCAGGAGACAGAAGAACCCATGCTAGACAATATTAGCGATAAGGCTCCTTTGTCTCCACCAGCACATCGGTCTTCTTTTGATAGCAGTAACAATCAACGCTCTCGCGGCCGTAGTATGGAGCTCACGAGAACAAAGCATGTCCGACGTCCCCGCCACCGGGCATCAACACAACCCCTGCAGATGGCAGACCCGATGTTCATCTCCATATCAGGCAAAGAGTTCTCGTCACAGGGTAACGGCGGGAGCTCACGTTCGTCGCTTGAAACTTCTAGTCGCGATCGCAGCCTTACCCTCCCGGGAAGCCTGCCGCAGCAACCGAACGACAATACATCGACCAATTCTCTTCAAACGACAGTGAGAGGGTCAGTTCCAGACACGAGATCGGTAGCAGTCACCAGGCTCACCTCTCTTAACTCGCACCCACCATCGTCGGTGATAGAGCGGGAGCATACTCGAAGCCAGAGTTTGGATGTGAACCACCATTCGGGTCCTCCGGCTGTTCCTCGGCACATATATGCGTCTCTCCCCTTACCTAGGATCAGATTACCCTCTATACATTCTAAGGCAGATGCGTCCTCTGCACAGGCCACGGACTCGGAGGCAACAATCTCCCACTCTGCAGGTCCAGCTTCATCCCTTCCAACTGGGCCGCGAACTCCAACGCATGCTGTATTTCCTCATccgcaaccacagccacAACCTCAATCTGAAGCCATGTTTACCTCCCGGGCGTCGTCACTGCCCGTTACAACACCACCTGCATTCTCTTCGCCAGCACCCAATTCACACTCCGCTCTCCAGTCACTATCACCGCACCTAGAAGCTCACCAGCCCACAACCCGTCTATCTTTGAGCAAGTTCACCACCCAAAGTCTCACCACGCTACGGGCAGTTGCATCTGCATCCAAGATCCACTCATCATCAACTTCATTGTCGACCCCGAGGTCCAAGTCTaactccagctccagctcaaattCGACGGCCTCAGCGTCAACAACTTCAGTCCTAACTCCCCAGTCACCGCCGTTTCGACCCCCCTCGCCAACAGACACTTCCAATCTACCCCTAGCCACCCTAACGCAGCACATGAAGACTCAATTAGGTCAAGCGAGACACCTTCTCGCCACTCTATCCCACCATCTCCCTCCAGCAGAAAACATCTGGATCCACGATACAGTATCTGATGCAGAGGGTACAGTCCGCGAGATCCTGATGCTGACCGAGCCATTGCGGGTAGACCGAGAAGTCAACAATGGCAAACTAGGTCTCAAGACGCAACTCAAATGGGCGGTTCGGGGCTCATGGAAGGCCAAAGACATGAGGGCGAGACTGA carries:
- a CDS encoding uncharacterized protein (transcript_id=CADANIAT00007896); this translates as MIKPEPTRTKNQAPRFYRQYIDENDSLSAAPSPVSSLLPPHLRTPSLPSSRNEAKDATGRAQPRRSLDIASKALGIKSLTLNSTDAVTQTTAPLLDARPTLTLHLPNGRVLPPLSPTASNFSPRVRSSSLGQTGSQHVGQASGTGHYRSASHTFSSPTTPIAILHPPRPPYCNASSGPLLFRNPVPSPVITIREPSPPPSESRSAVQTQTQSRKNSTDLGETATARLEQVPGGAAAFSGRVEKSVSAPDALASGDPLLRQSGSRPSLEDNTYSHDHTPDIAGRREVRQRETNAPNPCQETEEPMLDNISDKAPLSPPAHRSSFDSSNNQRSRGRSMELTRTKHVRRPRHRASTQPLQMADPMFISISGKEFSSQGNGGSSRSSLETSSRDRSLTLPGSLPQQPNDNTSTNSLQTTVRGSVPDTRSVAVTRLTSLNSHPPSSVIEREHTRSQSLDVNHHSGPPAVPRHIYASLPLPRIRLPSIHSKADASSAQATDSEATISHSAGPASSLPTGPRTPTHAVFPHPQPQPQPQSEAMFTSRASSLPVTTPPAFSSPAPNSHSALQSLSPHLEAHQPTTRLSLSKFTTQSLTTLRAVASASKIHSSSTSLSTPRSKSNSSSSSNSTASASTTSVLTPQSPPFRPPSPTDTSNLPLATLTQHMKTQLGQARHLLATLSHHLPPAENIWIHDTVSDAEGTVREILMLTEPLRVDREVNNGKLGLKTQLKWAVRGSWKAKDMRARLNLCYSSLVAILMRLQDYEAEYAESVAEHAAAKTETMTSDDRNPMTSTNVHVEGPTTSELESLHKYSAMQMEGLSLESVVDEHTGIETRSAGPQSPISTISREESIEPAPEKLDNELVDMLSWRWSQGREKTTQ